One Pleurocapsa sp. PCC 7327 DNA segment encodes these proteins:
- a CDS encoding bifunctional 2-polyprenyl-6-hydroxyphenol methylase/3-demethylubiquinol 3-O-methyltransferase UbiG, producing MNQKLDYSRYYLKWHSDTPQHTQSMKSFYQSMFSRFLPADRNLSILDIGCGMGFALLALQDMGYLDVKGIEIDDAQVKSCLEKGIKVIKVANSIEYLAKKNNSYELILCLDVIEHIPHEKQLEFVKAIQTSLKPGGKLICTVPNANSGLASRWRYNDWTHHISFTEHSLDFLLFNAGFEKIEIYETEFFKNPGIKGLIKVKPFLHWLLFLLVRSLRRLEMIAELGWEQGKNIPLSLNLLATAEKQKTL from the coding sequence ATGAACCAAAAACTCGACTACAGTCGCTACTATCTAAAATGGCATTCTGATACACCCCAGCATACTCAAAGTATGAAGTCCTTTTATCAAAGCATGTTTTCTAGATTTCTACCTGCTGATAGAAATCTTTCTATATTAGACATTGGCTGCGGCATGGGGTTTGCCTTACTAGCATTACAAGACATGGGATATTTAGATGTAAAAGGAATTGAAATTGATGACGCACAAGTTAAATCTTGTCTTGAGAAAGGAATAAAAGTTATTAAAGTCGCTAATTCTATTGAATATCTAGCTAAAAAAAACAATAGTTATGAATTGATTTTATGCTTGGATGTGATCGAGCATATTCCCCACGAAAAACAATTAGAATTTGTTAAAGCTATTCAAACTTCTTTGAAACCGGGAGGTAAACTAATTTGTACTGTTCCTAATGCCAATTCGGGATTAGCAAGCCGATGGCGTTACAATGACTGGACTCATCATATTAGCTTTACAGAACATAGTTTAGACTTTTTGCTATTTAATGCTGGTTTTGAGAAAATTGAAATTTATGAGACTGAATTTTTTAAAAATCCTGGCATTAAAGGTTTGATAAAAGTTAAACCCTTTCTTCATTGGTTACTATTTCTTTTAGTTCGTAGTCTCCGAAGATTGGAAATGATAGCCGAATTAGGCTGGGAACAAGGGAAAAACATTCCTCTGTCGCTTAACCTTTTAGCAACAGCAGAAAAACAAAAAACTTTATGA
- a CDS encoding methyltransferase domain-containing protein — MKLLNIGCGTVFHSAWVNVDIVSSSPDVKVCDIRKKLPYPDAEFDACYSSHVIEHLKQEEANQLLAESWRILKPKGVIRVVAPNLEAIVREYLKALEKVEAGVKEAELDYDWMMLELYDQVVRSFRGGQMACFLDNPNILNKDFVFSRIGYEVENHAARKLAKKSLWEKLKAENLFWLIQKVRNNIAKYLVTIVAGSEAKQALEEGLFRNSGEIHRWMYDRFSLRRLLERTGFVDIRVCRADESRILDFNSYNLDIVDGKVRKPDSLFMEAIKP; from the coding sequence ATGAAACTATTAAATATTGGTTGTGGTACTGTATTTCATTCAGCTTGGGTGAATGTTGATATAGTCTCTTCTTCACCAGATGTTAAAGTTTGCGATATCCGAAAAAAATTGCCTTATCCTGATGCTGAATTTGATGCTTGTTATAGTTCTCATGTAATCGAACACCTCAAACAAGAAGAAGCAAATCAATTGCTAGCCGAGTCTTGGCGTATCCTTAAACCAAAAGGTGTTATTAGAGTTGTCGCTCCCAATCTTGAAGCGATAGTTAGAGAATATTTGAAAGCTTTAGAAAAGGTTGAAGCTGGTGTTAAGGAAGCTGAATTAGATTATGATTGGATGATGCTAGAGCTTTACGATCAGGTAGTTCGTAGCTTTCGAGGAGGACAAATGGCTTGTTTTTTGGACAATCCTAATATTCTCAACAAAGATTTCGTGTTCTCTCGTATCGGTTACGAAGTAGAAAATCATGCAGCAAGGAAATTAGCAAAAAAATCTTTATGGGAGAAACTGAAAGCTGAAAATTTATTTTGGCTAATCCAAAAAGTGCGAAACAATATTGCTAAATATTTAGTCACTATAGTAGCAGGTAGTGAAGCCAAACAGGCACTAGAAGAAGGGTTATTTCGTAATTCGGGTGAAATTCACCGTTGGATGTACGATCGCTTTTCATTACGAAGATTGCTTGAACGAACAGGGTTTGTAGATATTCGGGTTTGTCGTGCTGATGAGAGCAGAATTTTAGATTTTAATAGCTATAACTTGGATATAGTAGATGGCAAGGTTCGCAAACCAGATTCCTTGTTTATGGAAGCGATTAAGCCATGA
- a CDS encoding glycosyltransferase family 4 protein has translation MKILLLSTYDWQGGAAKAAYRLHQALRRTGIDSQMLVQSKLSDEETVITSATKFQKGLAKLKPSLDILPLGLYSGRDRVTYSLQWFPDTVASQVAQINPDIINLHWINAGYLRLETLAKFKKPIVWTLHDMWPFTGGCHYSSDCDRYTKSCGACPQLRSTREWDISRWVWQRKAKAWNNCNLTIVTPSNWLAKCAQESSLFQNFRIEVIPNGLDIQRYKPIDKQLAKNLLGLPIDKQIILFGAVNATSDRRKGFHLLLPALQTLDRSQWQEKIELVSFGASQPVEPPNFGFKANYLGKLSDEISLSLVYAAADVFVAPSLQDNLPNTIMEALACGTPCVAFEIGGMSDMIEHKQNGYLARPYEVGDLAKGITWVLEDREGWRKLCDRAREKVEQEFSQELQTKRYLSLFSRLCSPKNSQIQL, from the coding sequence ATGAAAATTTTACTTCTAAGTACCTATGACTGGCAAGGAGGGGCAGCCAAAGCAGCTTACAGACTTCATCAAGCACTGCGAAGAACTGGTATCGATTCTCAAATGCTAGTACAAAGTAAATTGAGTGACGAAGAGACTGTTATTACTTCGGCAACTAAATTCCAAAAAGGACTGGCTAAATTAAAACCTTCTTTGGATATTCTGCCTCTAGGATTATATTCTGGGCGCGATCGCGTTACTTATTCCCTCCAATGGTTTCCAGATACTGTTGCTTCTCAAGTAGCTCAAATTAACCCTGATATTATTAACTTACATTGGATTAACGCGGGCTATCTACGGCTTGAAACTCTAGCAAAATTCAAAAAACCGATTGTTTGGACGCTCCATGATATGTGGCCTTTCACTGGAGGATGTCACTATAGTAGTGATTGCGATCGCTACACTAAATCCTGTGGTGCTTGTCCCCAATTACGTAGCACTAGGGAATGGGATATATCCCGTTGGGTTTGGCAGCGCAAAGCAAAAGCTTGGAACAATTGTAATCTTACTATTGTCACGCCTAGTAACTGGTTAGCTAAATGCGCTCAAGAGAGTTCTCTGTTTCAAAACTTTCGGATAGAAGTGATTCCTAACGGTTTAGACATCCAAAGATATAAGCCAATTGATAAACAGTTAGCTAAAAATCTGCTGGGATTGCCTATAGATAAACAAATCATACTGTTTGGCGCGGTTAATGCAACGAGCGATCGCCGGAAAGGTTTTCATCTACTATTGCCAGCTTTGCAAACGCTCGATCGATCTCAATGGCAAGAGAAAATAGAGCTAGTTAGTTTTGGCGCTTCCCAACCCGTGGAACCTCCAAATTTTGGTTTTAAGGCTAACTACTTAGGAAAGTTAAGCGATGAAATTTCTCTATCCTTGGTCTATGCGGCAGCAGATGTTTTTGTTGCTCCTTCACTTCAAGACAATTTACCCAATACGATTATGGAAGCTTTAGCCTGCGGCACTCCTTGCGTTGCTTTTGAGATTGGTGGAATGTCCGATATGATAGAACACAAGCAAAATGGATACCTAGCTCGACCTTATGAAGTAGGTGATTTAGCCAAGGGGATTACTTGGGTGTTAGAAGATAGGGAAGGGTGGAGAAAATTGTGCGATCGCGCTCGCGAGAAAGTTGAACAAGAATTCAGTCAAGAATTACAGACAAAGCGCTATTTATCATTATTCAGTCGGCTTTGTAGCCCAAAAAACTCACAAATTCAACTTTAA
- a CDS encoding EpsG family protein → MFQAETPFVLFECLYLIVVLCYVFTQSKLVCWLAYGLAGLKYSLSSLETIDIINYERIYESVQQLGFEPFMGLEGGYASLLYFAKIANLSLTLIHGITVVVFLVAVTFLFQVFLPKNKAIVISLFFGFVPVGGELNLYLLRQLLSTAIIFFGMGFLFKNKPFRALVIYLCGFLFHSSTAIYFPLFISVFFRNKIIKALIVIGSYLLVFVLASNFELGYELISGLTGQESLYYTKYQAYTSFSGKAGWRDEGSMGLLTIGMILYFIAINAWNRLYFFRSQIWFFYLFSFTMVIFQFALEAFRLFWISSRLNFISDSLLLISNILISLELIPKKYHQLTIVFSIVAIFWVSVYAIVIGYDRYGLYRFSL, encoded by the coding sequence ATGTTTCAAGCAGAAACTCCATTTGTCTTATTCGAGTGTTTGTATTTAATTGTTGTTTTGTGTTATGTATTTACTCAATCAAAACTTGTATGCTGGTTAGCCTATGGTTTGGCTGGATTGAAATACTCTCTTTCATCTCTTGAAACTATTGATATTATAAACTATGAAAGGATTTACGAGTCAGTGCAACAATTGGGATTTGAGCCTTTCATGGGTTTAGAGGGAGGATACGCAAGCTTATTATATTTTGCCAAAATAGCTAATCTATCACTAACTTTAATTCACGGGATTACTGTCGTAGTTTTTTTAGTTGCAGTTACTTTTTTATTTCAAGTTTTTCTTCCGAAAAATAAAGCCATAGTCATCAGCTTGTTTTTTGGTTTTGTCCCAGTTGGTGGAGAGCTTAATTTGTATTTGTTAAGGCAGCTGCTGTCAACTGCTATTATTTTTTTTGGCATGGGTTTCTTATTTAAAAACAAGCCATTTAGAGCATTAGTAATCTATCTTTGTGGTTTCTTATTTCATTCAAGTACAGCTATTTACTTTCCACTATTTATTAGCGTTTTTTTTAGAAATAAAATAATTAAAGCCTTGATTGTCATAGGTAGTTACCTTTTAGTTTTTGTGCTGGCCTCTAATTTTGAATTAGGATATGAGCTAATTTCAGGACTTACCGGACAAGAGTCTTTATATTATACAAAGTATCAAGCATACACTTCATTTTCCGGTAAAGCAGGATGGAGAGATGAAGGAAGCATGGGATTGCTTACTATAGGAATGATTTTATACTTCATTGCTATAAATGCCTGGAATCGGCTCTATTTTTTTAGAAGTCAAATCTGGTTTTTTTATTTATTTAGTTTTACTATGGTAATTTTTCAATTTGCCTTGGAAGCCTTTAGACTTTTCTGGATTTCTTCTAGATTAAATTTCATCTCAGATTCATTACTTTTAATATCTAATATTTTGATTAGTTTAGAACTCATACCCAAAAAATATCATCAGTTAACGATTGTTTTTTCAATCGTAGCAATTTTTTGGGTTTCGGTCTACGCTATCGTCATAGGATACGATCGATATGGGCTTTATAGATTTTCACTTTGA
- a CDS encoding glycosyltransferase family 2 protein, with product MKSTDLNLTLPLKEGGLQTQNKFKFSTETKPLISIITIVFNRKDLLEITVQSVIGQSYENIEYIIVDGSSTDGTVEVIRQYEDKIDYWVSEPDEGIADAMNKGINLSSGILIAHLHAGDRFASQDIVSQIVESYKNEKWRWCFGNQALVNSTGDIVSFYHPPKYSKRILHLANIIPHATVFAERSLFQEVGGFDKSFKCAMDYHLWLRLAQISEPKQFDLTIALFLLGGFSANIKLALQEEFRARVEVLKQSSVEKLISFCVICIRILKRWLNITTFVKFNGSNSKMTNF from the coding sequence ATGAAAAGCACAGACTTAAATCTTACTCTACCCTTAAAAGAAGGTGGACTACAAACTCAAAATAAATTTAAATTTTCGACGGAAACCAAGCCATTAATTTCTATTATAACTATAGTATTTAATAGAAAAGATTTATTGGAAATAACAGTTCAATCAGTTATCGGTCAGTCTTATGAAAATATCGAGTATATTATTGTAGATGGTAGCTCAACTGATGGAACTGTTGAAGTTATTAGACAATACGAAGACAAAATAGATTATTGGGTTAGCGAACCAGATGAAGGAATTGCAGATGCTATGAACAAAGGGATAAACCTGTCTTCAGGCATTCTGATCGCTCATCTTCATGCAGGAGATAGATTTGCTTCTCAGGACATAGTGTCACAAATTGTTGAATCATATAAAAATGAAAAATGGAGATGGTGTTTTGGTAATCAAGCATTAGTAAACTCCACAGGTGATATTGTTAGTTTTTACCATCCACCCAAGTATAGTAAAAGAATCTTGCATTTAGCTAATATTATTCCTCATGCAACAGTTTTTGCTGAAAGGAGTTTATTTCAAGAAGTAGGTGGTTTTGACAAAAGTTTCAAATGTGCAATGGATTATCATCTTTGGCTTAGGTTGGCACAAATATCTGAGCCAAAACAATTTGATTTAACTATTGCATTATTTTTACTTGGTGGTTTTTCTGCCAATATTAAATTGGCATTGCAGGAGGAATTTAGAGCAAGAGTTGAAGTCTTAAAACAATCTTCTGTTGAAAAATTAATTTCTTTTTGTGTAATTTGTATTAGAATTTTAAAAAGATGGCTTAATATTACAACCTTTGTAAAATTTAATGGTTCAAATTCAAAAATGACAAACTTTTAA
- a CDS encoding glycosyltransferase family 4 protein: MKIAYVLPRLKYSGMTRIAFLLATNLAKTCDIKVFYFGETSPSEKILNFKVPVQKIKFTEFCHELNDYNIIHSHGLKPDLYIYLNKNKINATAITTIHGYHIEELSYDRGLIFALIFGNIWNFACRNLDLAVCISQTMEEHYQKLGFNNTKTIYNGIQVPIVNSAFNKNNISNHSNRDYIKISTVSILNKRKGIEQIIKLLKINKNCYLIAIGGNEKDINRLRNLASELGVTNRCNFVGYKENPWETAIHSDVFIFPSRSEGCPLALTEAAALEIPILCSDIPTFREMFEEDEVTFFKLDDIDDLNQKIIKLNEIKTKVIKAKLKVKEKFDVEQMCRNYFQLYLELTKSKLQKNMSV; the protein is encoded by the coding sequence ATGAAAATAGCTTATGTTTTGCCCAGATTAAAATATAGCGGCATGACCAGGATTGCTTTTTTATTAGCTACTAATCTTGCTAAAACTTGTGACATTAAGGTATTTTACTTTGGCGAAACTTCTCCCTCTGAAAAAATCTTAAATTTTAAGGTTCCCGTTCAAAAAATTAAATTCACTGAGTTTTGTCATGAGTTAAATGACTATAATATTATTCACTCTCATGGTTTAAAACCAGACCTATATATTTATTTAAATAAAAATAAAATAAATGCTACTGCAATTACGACAATACATGGTTATCATATAGAAGAATTAAGCTACGATCGAGGCCTTATATTTGCTTTGATTTTTGGAAATATATGGAATTTTGCCTGCCGCAACTTGGATTTAGCAGTTTGTATATCTCAAACAATGGAAGAGCATTATCAAAAGCTAGGATTTAATAATACAAAAACTATCTATAATGGAATTCAAGTACCAATTGTTAATAGCGCGTTCAACAAAAATAATATTTCTAATCACTCAAATAGAGATTACATTAAAATCTCGACAGTATCGATTCTCAATAAAAGAAAAGGAATTGAACAGATAATTAAATTATTAAAAATAAATAAAAATTGTTATCTAATAGCTATAGGTGGTAATGAAAAAGATATAAATCGCTTACGAAACCTAGCAAGCGAATTAGGAGTAACCAATAGATGCAATTTTGTAGGCTATAAAGAGAATCCCTGGGAAACTGCTATTCATAGTGATGTGTTTATTTTTCCATCTCGTTCGGAAGGATGTCCTTTAGCATTAACCGAAGCTGCTGCTTTGGAAATTCCGATCCTATGTTCTGATATTCCTACATTTCGTGAAATGTTTGAAGAAGATGAAGTAACCTTTTTTAAGCTTGACGATATCGATGATTTAAATCAAAAAATAATAAAATTAAATGAGATAAAAACTAAAGTAATAAAAGCAAAGTTAAAAGTAAAAGAAAAGTTTGATGTTGAGCAAATGTGCCGCAATTACTTTCAGCTTTATCTCGAATTAACTAAGTCTAAATTACAAAAAAATATGTCGGTATGA
- a CDS encoding class I SAM-dependent methyltransferase: MIVGSCNLCGFPVIKINKDNFGTRCINCKSTKIHRAVGFVIKSLDLSERIFVYELSSRGALYKYLKSQFKNFYYSEYFDDVPPGLIKNSIVCQDVQHLLLNDESFDLVTSTEVFEHVPNDKKGFCEVCRILKTNGYFIFTVPLSDNLTTVERCYQKPDGTIEHILDPEYHGDRIRGRGQVLAFRNYGSDIVERLKDCGFSAEIRNINCDRNSINNQKVIVAKKISI, translated from the coding sequence ATGATAGTTGGAAGTTGTAACTTGTGTGGGTTTCCAGTTATTAAGATAAATAAAGATAACTTTGGTACTCGTTGTATTAATTGTAAATCTACCAAGATCCATAGAGCAGTTGGATTTGTTATCAAATCATTAGATTTATCCGAGCGCATTTTTGTTTACGAACTATCTTCTAGAGGTGCTTTGTATAAATACCTCAAAAGCCAATTTAAAAACTTTTACTACTCTGAATATTTTGACGATGTTCCACCAGGATTAATTAAAAATTCTATAGTATGTCAAGATGTTCAACATCTTCTTCTCAATGATGAATCTTTCGATTTGGTAACTTCTACTGAGGTTTTTGAACATGTACCGAACGATAAAAAAGGCTTTTGCGAAGTCTGCCGGATTTTAAAAACAAACGGATATTTCATTTTCACCGTACCTTTATCAGATAATTTAACAACTGTTGAACGATGTTATCAAAAACCCGATGGTACGATTGAGCATATACTTGACCCGGAGTATCACGGAGACAGAATTCGCGGACGCGGACAAGTTCTGGCTTTTAGAAATTATGGTTCTGATATTGTGGAGAGACTAAAGGATTGCGGTTTCTCTGCTGAGATTCGTAATATTAACTGCGATCGCAATTCAATCAATAATCAAAAGGTAATCGTAGCAAAGAAAATATCTATTTAA